Proteins co-encoded in one Anopheles moucheti chromosome X, idAnoMoucSN_F20_07, whole genome shotgun sequence genomic window:
- the LOC128307250 gene encoding transmembrane protein 135-like: MSELSKCFYQVTAGRSCRDLCHPEYATCWQSFLGVTKTLLPGSYKLYLGLLVIPPLVKGGGYTAEYWRNHILGYASISFKTYIEAISGLTLQCLLYKLFGKLHYYCLMGVPGFLSAALVPKLPKVHLRLQGITYFNMMLEVMIRKSNLRCLQHLRQSKLWATVCFMLFSARIMDVLRADTVSQFWIMYPVTSKQEKMENTCLHDASCRSYVLDGIWKYALVGFTIEAARAVLSKGLLMYREPSRVPQIVRQAIGLALPCFLAAYVGSFRGISCWLAHYTGQERPGHARIAGLLSGISYLIYPRYQIFTLGFTKFLEMSWEHHLNTAKEKPGWLLLLQRVPFLRIVHMVSIGYMYHALVFHSHLSPPFNSKCVNYCSDFRVERLKRRLVSWMLEHSWSTARQ; encoded by the exons ATGTCCGAGCTAAGCAAGTGCTTCTATCAAGTGACGGCAGGCCGTTCCTGTCGTGATCTGTGCCATCCGGAGTACGCAACCTGCTGGCAATCGTTCCTGGGTGTTACTAAAACATTGCTGCCTGGTAGCTACAAGCTCTATCTGGGACTGCTGGTG ATCCCGCCGCTGGTGAAAGGAGGTGGCTACACCGCAGAATACTGGAGAAATCACATCCTGGGCTACGCGTCGATTTCGTTCAAAACGTACATCGAAGCAATCAGTGGACTGACGCTACAGTGTCTACTCTA TAAACTATTCGGCAAGCTGCACTACTACTGTCTGATGGGTGTGCCAGGTTTCCTTAGTGCGGCACTGGTGCCAAAGCTACCGAAGGTGCATCTACGTCTCCAGGGCATTACCTACTTCAACATGATGCTGGAGGTGATGATCAGGAAGAGCAATCTGCGGTGTCTGCAGCACTTGCGCCAATCGAAACTTTGGGCAACCGTTTGCTTTATGCTGTTCAGTGCCAGAATTATGGACGTGTTGCGGGCGGACACTGTCAGCCAATTCTGGATCATGTATCCGGTAACATCCAAGCaggagaaaatggaaaatacctGCCTGCATGATGCCTCCTGCCGATCGTACGTGCTTGAT GGCATCTGGAAGTACGCACTGGTTGGGTTTACTATTGAAGCTGCCCGTGCGGTACTATCCAAGGGTTTGCTGATGTACAGGGAGCCGTCACGAGTTCCTCAAATAGTGCGACAGGCTATCGGTTTAGCACTGCCCTGCTTTCTAGCGGCTTACGTTGGTAGCTTCCGGGGTATCAGTTGCTGGTTAGCGCATTACACCGGTCAGGAACGTCCCGGACATGCCCGAATAGCCGGACTGCTTAGCGGGATCAGCTATTTGATCTACCCGAGGTATCAGATATTCACGCTTGGTTTCACGAAATTTCTGGAG ATGTCCTGGGAGCATCATCTCAACACAGCCAAAGAGAAGCCCGGCTGGTTGCTGTTACTGCAGCGCGTACCCTTCCTGCGGATTGTACATATGGTATCGATCGGCTATATGTACCACGCGCTTGTCTTCCATTCCCATCTCTCACCACCGTTCAACTCGAAGTGCGTGAACTACTGTTCCGACTTCCGTGTGGAGCGCCTCAAGCGCCGGCTCGTCTCGTGGATGCTCGAACATTCCTGGAGCACCGCCCGCCAGTGA
- the LOC128306502 gene encoding uncharacterized protein LOC128306502, with amino-acid sequence MTHRLTKGIKLPFAPICPTIFRSSCKMKVLLLALMLLCVMLGATVASRCIRDNSNGEPGCKTKEEIDQGFWRHNYDPTRYWECTKLNERAILRSCQDQAFHPTQLDCVDWDDWEWEPVCAPLTRPDQ; translated from the exons atgaCTCATAGACTGACTAAG GGTATAAAACTCCCTTTCGCACCGATCTGTCCTACGATATTCCGTTCCAGCTGCAAGATGAAAG TGCTACTGCTAGCGTTGATGCTGCTGTGTGTGATGCTGGGTGCCACGGTGGCATCCCGGTGCATACGGGACAACAGCAACGGTGAGCCCGGCTGCAAAACGAAGGAAGAAATCGACCAAGGCTTCTGGCGCCACAACTACGATCCGACGCGCTACTGGGAGTGTACGAAGTTGAACGAGCGCGCGATCTTGCGCTCCTGCCAGGATCAGGCGTTCCATCCGACGCAGCTCGACTGCGTCGACTGGGACGACTGGGAGTGGGAACCGGTATGTGCTCCACTTACCCGACCGGACCAGTAA
- the LOC128306506 gene encoding uncharacterized protein LOC128306506 produces MSALSKYFEQVIAGVSCREILHPGVDCGRFAWSNLFGTAHSNVHFFLPISLLRLLLLIYNRRAVSLAILQQTSREFGAMMLNALCVANCWTGMFCLIMRTTGRIHDNFSVSLAPLLGSCAMFLMPAYVQTTHAKAIFVANLECWIKSREGKLVEWMRESRVIGTVCFMLLSAGIARYARKTRHRTEFWFIQPLKRMYHQQTQEKRNGTACERVCYHQEGTCTRYVLSGMRTYFTFGAILELARRLIVTVGQLHQTPSERLRSLLNLRYRLILFLTLYNGTFRLVTCLLARRRQQVKEYDNTLAGFASGCWYYVCPSYNIFNLAVCALTQTHWNFLMEKYAKMALVQRVDRVSFSSLVWIVSMCYVTYSRAYYPWAMSKFALKFIDICSNYASRTASENFAACYLASH; encoded by the exons ATGTCTGCGCTGAGCAAGTACTTCGAGCAGGTGATTGCGGGCGTTAGCTGTCGGGAGATTCTCCATCCCGGTGTCGACTGTGGACGGTTCGCATGGAGCAACCTGTTCGGTACCGCACACTCCAACGTACACTTCTTCCTGCCGATCTCgttgctgcggctgctgctacTCATCTACAACCGACGCGCAGTATCGCTTGCCATCCTGCAGCAAACCTCCCGTGAGTTCGGTGCGATGATGCTGAACGCGCTCTGCGTGGCCAACTGCTGGACCGGCATGTTTTGTCTGATCATGCGTACTACCGGTCGCATACACGACAACTTCTCCGTTTCGCTGGCGCCCCTGCTCGGGTCGTGCGCCATGTTTCTTATGCCGGCGTACGTACAGACGACCCACGCCAAGGCCATCTTTGTCGCG AACCTCGAGTGCTGGATAAAATCGCGCGAGGGCAAACTTGTCGAGTGGATGCGCGAGTCCCGAGTCATCGGTACCGTCTGCTTCATGCTGCTCAGTGCGGGAATTGCACGGTACGCACGCAAAACTCGACATCGGACGGAGTTTTGGTTCATACAGCCACTCAAGCGAATGTACCATCAGCAGACGCAGGAGAAGCGCAATGGGACGGCGTGTGAGCGTGTTTGCTACCATCAGGAAGGTACCTGCACACGGTACGTACTGAGCGGTATGCGAACGTACTTTACCTTTGGTGCGATACTGGAGCTAGCCCGACGATTGATTGTCACCGTCGGGCAGCTACATCAGACACCCTCCGAAAGGCTGCGCTCTCTACTGAACCTACGCTACAGGCTGATACTCTTCCTCACGCTCTACAACGGAACTTTTCGG CTGGTGACGTGTCTGCTTGCGAGGCGACGTCAGCAGGTGAAGGAGTACGATAACACGCTTGCCGGTTTCGCAAGTGGCTGCTGGTACTACGTATGTCCGAGCTACAACATCTTCAACCTTGCCGTATGCGCCTTAACGCAG ACACACTGGAACTTCTTGATGGAGAAGTACGCAAAGATGGCGCTGGTACAGCGCGTTGATCGAGTCTCCTTCTCATCGCTCGTGTGGATCGTTTCGATGTGCTATGTTACCTACTCGCGCGCCTACTACCCGTGGGCGATGTCCAAGTTTGCCCTCAAATTTATCGACATCTGCTCCAACTATGC CTCTCGCACCGCGTCCGAGAATTTCGCTGCCTGCTACTTGGCCTCACATTGA
- the LOC128306497 gene encoding uncharacterized protein LOC128306497 has protein sequence MTPTVGDSWQQLVVVLLVVAGCCVGAPADGLSVLADNSLCPEPRCVTFEEINTLWTIPDPNFFQQCRPDVTGGWSLQLMPCAPATLFSFRRQVCVHIEHWEGCGESTLPTTPGETEPTPGETEPTPGETEPTPGETDPTPGETDPPTTDSSDVPPDGADPCGEPLCDTYEHINTLWTHPSSNYFYQCRPINGAWAPIEMPCAPATLFSFRQQVCVLPEYWNPPNCAV, from the coding sequence ATGACACCGACGGTTGGTGACAGTTGGCAGCAGTTGGTTGTGGTGCTGTTGGTAGTGGCTGGTTGTTGTGTTGGTGCACCTGCCGATGGTTTGTCGGTGCTCGCTGACAACTCGCTGTGTCCAGAGCCGCGTTGCGTCACTTTCGAGGAAATCAACACCCTGTGGACGATACCGGATCCGAACTTTTTCCAACAGTGTCGTCCAGATGTGACTGGTGGCTGGTCGTTGCAGTTGATGCCCTGTGCACCTGCAACGCTGTTCAGCTTTAGACGTCAGGTATGCGTGCATATTGAGCACTGGGAAGGGTGCGGCGAGTCAACACTTCCAACTACACCCGGAGAAACAGAGCCTACACCCGGAGAAACAGAGCCTACACCCGGAGAAACAGAACCTACACCCGGAGAAACAGATCCTACACCCGGAGAAACAGACCCACCAACTACGGATTCTTCGGATGTACCACCTGATGGTGCTGATCCATGTGGTGAACCTCTGTGCGATACCTATGAACACATCAACACCCTTTGGACGCATCCATCGTCCAACTACTTCTACCAGTGTCGCCCGATCAATGGAGCCTGGGCACCGATTGAGATGCCGTGCGCACCGGCAACATTGTTTAGCTTCCGTCAGCAGGTATGCGTACTGCCGGAATACTGGAACCCACCGAACTGTGCTGTGTAG
- the LOC128307185 gene encoding mitochondrial transcription rescue factor 1 produces MSFILRQIPFTFKCNTFANVRGGLCALRSSAVPRIPHHNQLYSGRPPSTLLAPQLSALHNQQQPVRGKSKKSGKQSARTVEEDEDEGQEDGVDEYEELLRDKHTHTVRVTVNSLRADLLLKAGLGIARNKVETLFYDSKIRVNGKRLMKKSAQLEVEDEIDVVRGPSPSNPDHLIVSRVEILSVTPRTENLSVTLRRHKSLIIENYQDHGSHGDGQDK; encoded by the coding sequence ATGTCGTTCATTTTACGCCAAATACCATTTACATTTAAATGCAACACGTTTGCAAACGTTCGTGGCGGTTTGTGTGCGCTTCGTTCCAGCGCGGTCCCGCGGATTCCACACCACAATCAACTGTACAGCGGGCGCCCACCGTCAACATTGCTGGCGCCTCAACTATCAGCATTAcacaaccagcagcagccggtGCGCGGTAAATCGAAGAAATCTGGCAAACAGTCGGCCCGCACTGTGGAGGAGGACGAGGACGAGGGGCAGGAGGACGGTGTAGACGAGTACGAGGAGCTGCTGCGGGACAAACACACCCATACGGTTCGTGTCACGGTGAACTCGTTGCGGGCGGATCTGCTGCTAAAAGCCGGACTCGGCATTGCACGAAACAAGGTGGAAACACTGTTCTACGACAGCAAGATACGGGTGAACGGGAAGCGGTTGATGAAGAAGAGCGCCCAGCTGGAGGTGGAGGACGAGATCGATGTGGTGCGCGGACCGAGTCCATCCAATCCGGACCATTTGATCGTGTCGCGGGTTGAGATCCTATCGGTAACGCCCCGTACGGAGAATCTGTCCGTAACGCTGCGGCGACACAAATCGCTTATAATCGAGAACTACCAGGACCACGGTTCGCACGGTGACGGTCAGGACAAATAG
- the LOC128307186 gene encoding uncharacterized protein LOC128307186: protein MYRSCALVALYLLVGLAVGGRAIRADGGDGTANPRWTVRPMNVNCPQPACTTAKDLNTLWASPDATQFIRCRPAPTGYWMIELQLCAPGTLFQFSRQACVATRSWSSC from the coding sequence ATGTACCGCTCGTGTGCTTTAGTGGCGCTGTACCTTTTGGTTGGATTAGCGGTGGGTGGCCGCGCGATACGGGCGGACGGTGGCGACGGTACGGCAAACCCGCGCTGGACCGTGCGGCCGATGAACGTGAACTGTCCGCAACCGGCCTGCACCACGGCGAAGGATCTCAACACACTGTGGGCCTCGCCGGACGCGACCCAGTTCATACGGTGCCGGCCAGCCCCGACCGGTTACTGGATGATCGAGCTGCAGCTCTGCGCACCCGGGACGCTGTTCCAGTTCTCCCGACAGGCGTGCGTGGCCACAAGGAGCTGGTCGTCCTGCTGA
- the LOC128307335 gene encoding transmembrane protein 135-like, producing the protein MVSSSKLFDRVAAGRTCRDLWHPRFASCLRYNVHFWRTIMPGSFKLYIPLLVLPPLVKLNDVTVRYLVEHTLQYVYISICTYVQAALSLSAQCVLHNLFGRLNYWCVMFWPCLLGVAIGPPLPKQLLRLQAITFFNMSLEAAVRKSTSPAIQYARRSTTLATLTFMAFSSIILTCLRSGIVKQFWIVNPVLQDAPLASKPTGCVCSHAGRCWQYLTDGMLKYGMVGIILEAGRAVLRKSNLLAQNPLAIFGQEFLTACNLKLGMFLACYVGIFRAVCCLLGRWNSREEVAHAAVAGFLAGVPYCLYPTYQIYTLGLTKAIEMGWEYCGNRTLNVTNPQASIAATLLRQLHRLPMLRLVQMFSFGYLGHVYAFHPQVSPVFHQKAMDVCSTNLTLGMKRRLATWLSEVM; encoded by the exons ATGGTGTCGTCAAGTAAGCTGTTCGATCGTGTTGCGGCCGGCCGGACCTGCCGCGACCTTTGGCATCCACGGTTCGCCAGCTGCCTGCGGTACAATGTACACTTCTGGCGCACTATAATGCCGGGTAGCTTCAAGCTATACATTCCGCTGCTGGTG CTACCGCCGCTGGTGAAACTGAACGATGTTACGGTGCGGTATTTGGTCGAGCACACGCTGCAGTATGTGTACATTTCTATCTGCACCTACGTACAGGCGGCCCTGTCACTATCAGCGCAATGCGTACTACA CAATTTATTTGGGCGCCTCAACTACTGGTGTGTGATGTTCTGGCCCTGCTTACTTGGTGTTGCAATTGGACCACCCTTACCCAAGCAACTACTGCGTCTACAAGCGATCACCTTCTTCAACATG AGCCTCGAGGCAGCTGTCCGTAAAAGTACCTCTCCTGCCATCCAGTACGCTCGGCGGTCAACGACTCTTGCCACTCTTACCTTTATGGCGTTCAGCTCCATTATTCTCACCTGCCTGCGAAGTGGAATCGTCAAACAGTTTTGGATCGTAAATCCCGTGCTCCAGGACGCTCCACTTGCCAGTAAACCGACCGGCTGCGTTTGCAGTCATGCCGGTAGATGCTGGCAGTATCTGACCGATGGCATGCTTAAGTACGGCATGGTAGGCATCATCCTCGAAGCAGGACGTGCCGTACTACGCAAATCTAACCTGCTCGCACAAAACCCGCTAGCCATATTCGGGCAGGAATTTCTCACGGCCTGCAATCTAAAGCTGGGCATGTTTCTAGCGTGCTATGTCGGTATCTTCCGTGCGGTTTGTTGTCTGTTGGGCCGTTGGAACTCCCGGGAAGAGGTGGCACATGCGGCAGTAGCTGGGTTTTTAGCTGGCGTTCCTTACTGTCTCTACCCCACCTATCAAATCTATACGCTTGGGCTGACGAAAGCCATCGAGATGGGCTGGGAGTACTGTGGCAATAGGACGCTGAATGTCACCAATCCGCAGGCAAGCATTGCCGCGACTTTGCTACGACAATTACACCGTCTGCCAATGTTGAGGCTCGTGCAGATGTTTTCGTTCGGTTATTTGGGACACGTTTACGCGTTCCATCCACAGGTGTCACCTGTTTTCCACCAGAAAGCGATGGACGTTTGCTCCACCAATCTAACGTTGGGTATGAAACGTCGCCTTGCTACGTGGTTATCGGAGGTAATGTAA